From a region of the Erinaceus europaeus chromosome 14, mEriEur2.1, whole genome shotgun sequence genome:
- the NDUFAF8 gene encoding NADH dehydrogenase [ubiquinone] 1 alpha subcomplex assembly factor 8 isoform X3, with protein sequence MSGNGVVWVRVRNRLRVFPECLAACGAEAAAYGRCVQASTAPGSHLRKDLCVKEFEALRSCFVAAAKKTLEGH encoded by the exons ATGTCGGGGAACGGAGTGGTGTGGGTGCGCGTGCGAAACCGTCTCCGTGTTTTCCCCGAGTGCCTGGCGGCCTGCGGGGCGGAG GCCGCGGCCTATGGTCGGTGCGTGCAGGCCTCCACGGCGCCGGGCAGCCACCTGAGGAAGGACCTTTGCGTAAAGGAATTCGAGGCTCTGCGGAGCTGCTTTGTCGCCGCG GCCAAGAAGACCCTTGAGGGCCATTAG
- the NDUFAF8 gene encoding NADH dehydrogenase [ubiquinone] 1 alpha subcomplex assembly factor 8 isoform X2 has translation MSGNGVVWVRVRNRLRVFPECLAACGAEAAAYGRCVQASTAPGSHLRKDLCVKEFEALRSCFVAALLLRTSWYISVSEAGWPGELNHSTPGPAIHHGHQCLAWSLFYSAVLAE, from the exons ATGTCGGGGAACGGAGTGGTGTGGGTGCGCGTGCGAAACCGTCTCCGTGTTTTCCCCGAGTGCCTGGCGGCCTGCGGGGCGGAG GCCGCGGCCTATGGTCGGTGCGTGCAGGCCTCCACGGCGCCGGGCAGCCACCTGAGGAAGGACCTTTGCGTAAAGGAATTCGAGGCTCTGCGGAGCTGCTTTGTCGCCGCG TTGCTGCTCAGGACAAGCTGGTACATTTCCGTGAGCGAAGCTGGCTGGCCTGGGGAACTGAACCACAGCACTCCTGGCCCTGCCATTCACCATGGCCACCAGTGCTTGGCATGGTCACTTTTTTACTCTGCAGTCTTGGCCGAGTAG
- the NDUFAF8 gene encoding NADH dehydrogenase [ubiquinone] 1 alpha subcomplex assembly factor 8 isoform X1: protein MAVPMGAKRRCSCRGTEWCGCACETVSVFSPSAWRPAGRRPCPQAAAYGRCVQASTAPGSHLRKDLCVKEFEALRSCFVAALLLRTSWYISVSEAGWPGELNHSTPGPAIHHGHQCLAWSLFYSAVLAE from the exons ATGGCGGTACCCATGGGTGCAAAGAGGCGCTGCTCATGTCGGGGAACGGAGTGGTGTGGGTGCGCGTGCGAAACCGTCTCCGTGTTTTCCCCGAGTGCCTGGCGGCCTGCGGGGCGGAG ACCCTGCCCCCAGGCCGCGGCCTATGGTCGGTGCGTGCAGGCCTCCACGGCGCCGGGCAGCCACCTGAGGAAGGACCTTTGCGTAAAGGAATTCGAGGCTCTGCGGAGCTGCTTTGTCGCCGCG TTGCTGCTCAGGACAAGCTGGTACATTTCCGTGAGCGAAGCTGGCTGGCCTGGGGAACTGAACCACAGCACTCCTGGCCCTGCCATTCACCATGGCCACCAGTGCTTGGCATGGTCACTTTTTTACTCTGCAGTCTTGGCCGAGTAG